One part of the Clostridium thermosuccinogenes genome encodes these proteins:
- a CDS encoding glycoside hydrolase family 38 C-terminal domain-containing protein, giving the protein MEFQINAKRKEAKMMKNWTIFLIHHSHTDIGYTERQEKLMNYHKDFIVQAINILDDIHSGKLQGCQGFKWQCENQWQVENFYANATAEQIEKFEKYVKSGEIGLSGNYLNMTELVDKEVLLSRTMKAKKYGEKIGVKIKSGMSADINGYAWGYPDILSECGVENLLCALHPHHGMFPLYKKQQPFYWQGPNKNKVLVWVSEHYHLGNELFLCPHGGTSYMISDDIRKELSRGFRTSGVDETKKKELEFSQKRILRYVDNLEKEGYPYDFVPIMVSGVISDNAPPNADIAKRVHELNQIFDGKVTIKMATLDEFFDQLRSSKVSIPTYEGDFTDWWADGVGSTPNAVKLFREAQRKYDLCKKLDPENRLGNAELLENAAENIMLYAEHTWGYSSSISEPWDSLVACLEKKKDAYAINANIAISKNLDLILSKMGEVSIDAHKCQRYKIINPHPFRYKGTAKLYVEYWEYFDGIPLDTSATIEAYDEKTGERLTCQGHRISRAHEVEVVVDLAPGEEKIVKLKQSYGNAGTIRNHAHIGAEGVKDIVIEGEYLETPFLIETDYYKVEFSQEKGIASILDKKTGRCITDSEVTEGAFSGIYEFTPMKNGNPCEVRRQMGRNRSSIATQRSISKLTDVSIVESGPVYVTAKLSYELPGTKFYYVYLKIYKVAPMIEARICLHKESVWEPENLYVSLPFISDAAKETYVDKTGCIIRPGIDQLPGTCQNFYLIQNGMLRTGKDTDILVSIKDAPLICFGKREAAPVKLCDGKNTELKNSTAYSWIMNNFWETNFKADLGGFYEFTYTVVTDKFESRNQALEYAKAINEGVLGFYI; this is encoded by the coding sequence ATGGAATTTCAAATCAATGCAAAAAGAAAGGAAGCAAAAATGATGAAAAACTGGACGATATTTTTAATCCATCATTCCCACACGGATATCGGTTACACAGAGCGGCAGGAAAAATTAATGAACTATCACAAGGATTTTATAGTACAGGCCATAAATATCCTTGATGATATTCATTCCGGGAAGTTACAAGGCTGCCAAGGGTTTAAATGGCAGTGTGAAAATCAGTGGCAGGTAGAAAATTTCTATGCAAACGCTACAGCAGAGCAAATAGAAAAATTCGAAAAATATGTGAAGTCTGGTGAAATCGGGCTCTCCGGAAACTATCTCAATATGACGGAGCTGGTGGATAAGGAAGTATTGCTTTCCAGAACAATGAAAGCAAAGAAATATGGTGAAAAAATCGGAGTTAAAATCAAGAGCGGTATGTCAGCCGATATTAATGGATACGCCTGGGGATACCCTGACATACTTTCAGAATGCGGAGTAGAAAATCTTCTTTGCGCCCTCCATCCCCACCACGGTATGTTCCCGCTGTATAAAAAGCAGCAACCTTTTTATTGGCAGGGCCCAAACAAAAATAAAGTTCTCGTTTGGGTAAGCGAACATTATCATCTGGGCAATGAATTGTTTCTCTGTCCTCACGGAGGCACTTCATACATGATCAGTGATGATATCCGAAAAGAACTTAGCAGAGGCTTTAGAACTTCAGGTGTGGATGAAACAAAGAAAAAAGAGCTTGAGTTTTCACAGAAAAGAATACTAAGGTATGTTGATAATCTTGAAAAAGAAGGTTATCCTTATGACTTCGTTCCAATTATGGTTTCAGGAGTTATTTCAGACAATGCACCTCCAAATGCTGATATTGCAAAGAGAGTACATGAGCTGAATCAAATATTTGACGGCAAAGTCACTATAAAGATGGCCACATTGGATGAGTTTTTTGACCAACTGAGAAGCAGCAAGGTTTCCATTCCAACCTATGAAGGCGATTTTACCGATTGGTGGGCTGACGGCGTCGGATCAACTCCCAATGCGGTTAAACTATTCCGGGAGGCTCAAAGAAAGTATGACCTTTGCAAAAAACTGGATCCGGAAAACAGGCTGGGAAATGCAGAGCTTTTAGAAAATGCAGCGGAGAATATTATGCTTTATGCTGAGCACACCTGGGGATATTCCTCCTCCATATCTGAGCCTTGGGATTCTCTTGTTGCATGTCTGGAGAAAAAGAAGGATGCCTATGCTATAAATGCCAATATTGCTATATCAAAAAATCTTGATTTGATTCTTTCCAAAATGGGAGAAGTATCAATTGATGCCCATAAGTGTCAAAGATATAAAATTATCAATCCTCATCCCTTCCGTTATAAGGGAACTGCTAAGCTATATGTTGAGTACTGGGAGTATTTTGATGGTATTCCTCTGGATACAAGCGCTACGATTGAAGCCTATGATGAAAAGACCGGGGAAAGGCTGACATGTCAGGGACATAGAATATCCAGGGCGCATGAAGTCGAGGTTGTTGTGGATTTGGCTCCGGGAGAGGAAAAGATCGTTAAGCTGAAACAGAGCTATGGAAATGCAGGCACAATACGAAACCATGCCCATATTGGTGCAGAGGGAGTAAAAGATATTGTAATAGAAGGCGAATATTTGGAAACGCCGTTCCTGATCGAAACGGATTACTACAAAGTGGAGTTTTCTCAGGAAAAGGGAATTGCTTCTATTCTGGATAAAAAAACAGGCAGATGCATTACCGATAGTGAAGTTACTGAAGGCGCTTTTTCAGGCATTTATGAGTTTACACCGATGAAAAACGGCAATCCTTGTGAAGTGCGCCGTCAAATGGGAAGAAACCGCTCAAGCATTGCAACACAAAGAAGCATTTCTAAGCTTACAGATGTATCCATTGTAGAGAGTGGTCCCGTGTACGTTACTGCAAAGCTGTCTTATGAGCTTCCGGGCACAAAATTCTATTATGTGTATTTGAAAATTTATAAAGTGGCTCCAATGATTGAAGCCAGAATTTGTCTCCATAAGGAAAGCGTCTGGGAGCCTGAAAATCTTTATGTATCACTGCCTTTTATCAGCGATGCAGCTAAAGAAACCTATGTGGACAAAACCGGTTGCATTATCCGTCCCGGTATTGACCAGCTTCCTGGTACTTGCCAAAACTTTTATCTCATCCAGAACGGCATGCTAAGAACAGGAAAAGACACAGACATATTGGTAAGCATAAAGGATGCTCCTTTAATCTGCTTTGGCAAGCGAGAAGCCGCACCGGTTAAACTATGCGATGGAAAAAATACGGAACTTAAAAACTCTACTGCGTATTCCTGGATAATGAATAATTTCTGGGAGACCAATTTCAAAGCTGATCTTGGCGGGTTCTATGAATTTACCTATACAGTAGTTACAGATAAGTTTGAGTCACGCAATCAGGCATTGGAATATGCCAAAGCAATCAACGAAGGTGTGCTGGGATTTTATATTTAA